The following proteins are co-located in the Nitrospirota bacterium genome:
- a CDS encoding DUF86 domain-containing protein produces MMLDVILNKKESIERCIQQIRLYYAMPSELPFEKDHLKQDAIAANLQRAAEQAIDLANHVIRKGKLGMPKDSKESFEILARVKVIPEELANKLKGMVGFRNIMVHQYQEMDIKIMVDVIEHHLDDLVVLTNHVMEFGRGHSS; encoded by the coding sequence ATGATGCTGGACGTGATTTTAAACAAAAAAGAAAGCATTGAGCGCTGCATACAGCAGATACGCCTATACTATGCCATGCCGTCCGAGCTGCCTTTTGAAAAAGACCACCTGAAACAGGACGCCATCGCCGCAAATCTTCAGCGGGCCGCAGAACAGGCCATCGACCTGGCAAATCATGTCATCAGAAAAGGTAAGCTTGGCATGCCGAAGGACAGCAAGGAAAGTTTTGAGATTCTCGCCCGGGTCAAGGTCATCCCCGAGGAGCTTGCGAATAAATTAAAGGGAATGGTCGGGTTTCGCAATATTATGGTCCATCAGTACCAGGAAATGGATATAAAGATCATGGTGGATGTTATTGAGCATCATCTCGATGATCTGGTTGTTTTGACAAATCATGTCATGGAGTTTGGCCGCGGCCATTCATCGTGA
- a CDS encoding type II restriction endonuclease, with the protein MKTLEKRHGKEREMRQIPVALSNGKEIKLLPGRQNVLVKKVLDNLCSLYTPAGRVLYVSDTKEKWSYFDPNALRAIGVEIEEHGKMPDVVVHHVEKDWLVLIEAVTSHGPVNPKRRQELKELFAGAKIGLVFVTAFLERRAMIKYLNDISWETEAWFAESPTHLLHFNGKRFLGPYED; encoded by the coding sequence ATGAAAACTTTGGAAAAGCGTCATGGAAAAGAACGTGAGATGCGGCAGATCCCGGTTGCGCTGTCGAACGGTAAGGAGATCAAGCTTTTGCCGGGCAGGCAGAATGTATTGGTAAAGAAGGTCCTTGATAATTTATGCTCACTGTATACTCCGGCTGGGCGTGTACTTTATGTTAGCGATACTAAGGAAAAATGGTCATATTTCGACCCCAATGCTCTGAGGGCGATTGGGGTAGAGATTGAAGAACATGGAAAGATGCCGGATGTTGTGGTGCATCACGTTGAGAAGGACTGGCTTGTTCTGATCGAAGCAGTAACAAGCCACGGCCCGGTAAACCCGAAGCGGAGACAGGAACTGAAGGAGCTTTTTGCTGGAGCAAAGATCGGGTTGGTGTTTGTGACGGCGTTTCTAGAACGGCGCGCAATGATCAAGTATCTTAACGATATCTCATGGGAGACGGAAGCCTGGTTTGCCGAATCCCCGACACATCTTCTTCACTTCAATGGTAAGCGGTTCCTCGGCCCGTATGAAGATTAG
- a CDS encoding helix-turn-helix transcriptional regulator has translation MKNSPYDIAYLELRRILKDLREAKQLTQAQLARKLSVPQSFVSKYETGERRIDVIETAQICRALETSMTQLLSKLSKRLKYTVKINPKNSTMRGT, from the coding sequence ATGAAAAACTCGCCCTATGATATTGCCTACCTTGAATTACGTCGGATACTTAAGGACTTACGAGAAGCGAAGCAATTGACCCAGGCTCAACTTGCTCGTAAACTTTCTGTTCCCCAAAGCTTTGTCAGCAAGTATGAGACTGGTGAGCGTCGGATAGATGTTATAGAAACCGCACAGATTTGCCGAGCACTCGAAACGTCAATGACCCAGTTATTGTCTAAACTTTCGAAGCGGCTCAAGTATACTGTTAAAATCAATCCGAAAAACTCAACCATGAGGGGGACTTAA
- a CDS encoding aminotransferase class I/II-fold pyridoxal phosphate-dependent enzyme produces MNPPPSRIEDEQFRTPLFDAMVNLAESRKVSFHTPGHKSGKGIATRFRKFVGPRVFSIDLTTLDEVDSLQNPTGVIKEAQELAAKSAGADRSYFLVNGTTVGNHAMVAATTGPGDKVLIARNCHRSVLTGLIMSGAQPIFFQPDFDHNLKLTLNVTFETVREAIDANPGARALLITSPNYYGLCADVEKIIAFAHEKGLSVFVDEAHGPHLKFHPKLPTCALEAGADMCVQSTHKIVGGMTQASMLHANAGRVNLDDVTNTLKLLQTTSPSYILMASLDLARMQMATEGKKLLTRTIKLAEEARARINLIPGITCFTKDQAKQAGMADMDVTKLTITVSDMGLSGYHVSHELNARFDIQVEMADPFHVLVIVSIGDRQDDLDRLVEALKVISAETGLQGALLPLDKVHPPLLTNSFIMTPRDAFYSDSELVNVNDSVGRVSTEIVTVYPPGIPLLVPGEEISQDALNYLQNMAGLGAIIDGLNENNSLVRVAKV; encoded by the coding sequence ATGAATCCTCCTCCTTCACGAATCGAGGATGAGCAGTTCCGCACCCCCCTGTTTGACGCAATGGTCAACCTTGCGGAGAGCCGCAAGGTCTCCTTCCATACCCCCGGACATAAGAGCGGCAAAGGCATAGCCACCCGGTTCCGCAAGTTCGTGGGACCGCGCGTCTTTTCGATCGACCTCACCACCCTCGATGAAGTGGATTCCCTGCAGAATCCGACGGGCGTTATCAAAGAGGCCCAGGAGCTTGCAGCCAAATCAGCCGGCGCGGACCGATCCTATTTCCTGGTGAACGGAACCACCGTGGGGAACCATGCCATGGTTGCGGCCACAACCGGCCCGGGCGACAAGGTCCTGATCGCCCGAAACTGCCACCGGTCGGTCCTCACCGGCCTGATCATGAGCGGGGCGCAGCCCATATTCTTCCAACCCGATTTCGACCATAACCTCAAACTTACCCTGAATGTGACCTTTGAAACGGTCAGAGAAGCCATTGATGCCAATCCCGGAGCGCGTGCGCTGCTGATCACCAGCCCGAACTACTACGGGCTCTGTGCCGACGTCGAAAAGATCATTGCCTTTGCCCACGAAAAGGGTCTTTCGGTCTTTGTGGACGAAGCGCACGGACCGCATCTCAAGTTCCACCCCAAGCTTCCCACCTGCGCCCTCGAGGCCGGAGCGGACATGTGCGTTCAGTCAACCCACAAGATCGTCGGCGGCATGACCCAGGCATCCATGCTTCACGCAAACGCCGGCAGGGTCAACCTTGATGACGTCACCAATACGTTGAAGCTCCTCCAGACCACGAGCCCGTCCTATATCCTGATGGCCTCCCTCGACCTGGCGCGCATGCAGATGGCCACGGAAGGCAAAAAGCTGCTCACCCGGACCATCAAGCTCGCCGAGGAGGCCCGCGCCAGGATCAATCTGATCCCCGGCATCACCTGCTTCACCAAGGACCAGGCAAAGCAGGCCGGCATGGCGGACATGGACGTGACCAAGCTGACCATTACCGTGTCTGACATGGGACTCTCGGGCTACCACGTGTCCCATGAGCTGAACGCCCGGTTCGATATCCAGGTTGAAATGGCGGATCCCTTCCACGTACTCGTCATCGTCTCGATCGGCGACCGCCAGGACGATCTGGATCGTCTTGTGGAAGCGCTCAAGGTGATATCCGCCGAGACCGGGCTCCAGGGCGCGCTCCTGCCGCTCGACAAGGTCCATCCGCCGTTGCTCACGAACAGCTTCATCATGACCCCGCGTGACGCCTTCTATTCGGACAGCGAGCTGGTGAACGTGAACGATTCCGTCGGCAGGGTCTCGACAGAGATCGTGACCGTCTATCCCCCGGGCATTCCGCTGCTGGTCCCGGGAGAAGAGATCTCCCAGGACGCCCTGAACTACCTCCAGAACATGGCGGGTCTCGGCGCCATCATCGACGGCCTGAACGAGAACAACAGCCTCGTACGGGTTGCGAAGGTTTAG
- the mscL gene encoding large-conductance mechanosensitive channel protein MscL, translating to MLKEFKEFILQGNVVDLAVGIIIGGAFGKIVTSLVNDVLMPPLGRILGNVDFRGLFINLSGTSYPSLVAAKEAGAATINYGMFINTIIDFIIVAAAIFILIKQVNRFKKPVEVAAPATKACPYCLSNVPIKATRCFACTSDLKNA from the coding sequence ATGTTAAAAGAGTTCAAGGAATTCATCCTGCAGGGAAATGTAGTGGACCTCGCGGTCGGCATCATCATCGGCGGGGCCTTTGGAAAGATCGTCACCTCGCTGGTGAATGATGTCCTGATGCCGCCGCTCGGGAGGATCCTGGGCAATGTTGATTTCAGGGGGTTGTTCATCAACCTTTCGGGAACATCGTATCCATCGCTTGTTGCCGCCAAAGAAGCAGGGGCGGCCACCATAAACTATGGGATGTTCATCAACACAATAATAGATTTTATCATTGTGGCGGCAGCAATATTTATCCTGATCAAACAGGTCAATCGTTTTAAGAAACCAGTGGAAGTTGCAGCTCCGGCCACCAAGGCATGTCCCTACTGCCTGTCCAATGTGCCGATCAAAGCGACCCGTTGTTTCGCGTGCACATCGGATTTGAAAAATGCGTGA
- the speE gene encoding polyamine aminopropyltransferase, which translates to MIEPKSNKWFIEYTSPDEGHLHGIKMIHYASQTKYQKMEIMDSGSYGRCLVLDGKMQSTVTDEFIYHEALVHPAMLTHPNPKRVFIVGGGEGATLREVLRHNSVEYCMMVDIDQEVVEKSKELLPEWHQGAFDDPRTDLRYMDARKYLEETTDTYDVIIIDISEPVEEGPAYLLYTREFYEIVKERLSPDGTISLQAGTTALHQLLNFTAVDKTLNAVFPVVAPYAVSIPSFALPWGFTLASKNLDPRTFAPKDLDAMIKKRIKGENRYYDGITNQGMFMLPKHIRKALAEETKIIEDNAPLFTYH; encoded by the coding sequence ATGATAGAGCCCAAGAGCAACAAGTGGTTCATTGAGTACACGAGCCCCGACGAGGGGCATCTGCACGGCATCAAGATGATCCACTATGCGAGCCAAACCAAATACCAGAAGATGGAGATCATGGACAGCGGGAGCTATGGCCGGTGCCTGGTGCTGGACGGCAAGATGCAGTCCACGGTCACCGATGAGTTCATCTACCATGAGGCACTGGTCCACCCGGCCATGCTTACCCACCCGAACCCGAAGCGCGTCTTCATCGTGGGCGGCGGCGAAGGCGCCACGCTTCGTGAAGTGCTCCGCCACAACAGCGTCGAGTACTGCATGATGGTGGACATCGACCAGGAAGTGGTTGAAAAATCAAAGGAGCTCCTGCCCGAGTGGCACCAGGGCGCCTTTGATGACCCGCGGACCGACCTCAGGTACATGGATGCGCGCAAGTACCTTGAGGAAACGACCGACACCTATGATGTGATCATCATCGATATCTCCGAACCTGTTGAAGAAGGCCCGGCATACCTCCTGTACACCCGCGAGTTCTACGAGATCGTGAAAGAGCGGCTGAGCCCGGACGGCACCATATCACTTCAGGCCGGCACCACGGCACTGCATCAGCTTTTGAACTTCACGGCAGTGGACAAGACCTTGAACGCGGTATTCCCGGTGGTGGCGCCCTATGCGGTGTCCATACCGTCCTTCGCCCTCCCCTGGGGCTTCACCCTGGCCTCGAAGAACCTCGATCCCCGAACATTCGCCCCCAAAGACCTGGATGCCATGATCAAGAAGCGGATCAAGGGTGAGAACCGTTATTACGACGGCATCACGAACCAGGGCATGTTCATGCTGCCCAAACATATTCGCAAGGCCCTGGCTGAAGAGACCAAGATCATAGAGGACAATGCGCCCCTCTTCACCTATCATTGA
- a CDS encoding C40 family peptidase: protein MPPFDNTPDISEKADRIPTTTGEKTDRIPAVGEIADPVETTIGEQAAFTAVSMIGRPYQYKGNSPAGFDCSGLVQYSYQAAGLDVPHGTKALRAITLPIEENMQIGDLLFFNERGKTYSHVGIYLGGDTFVHAPSTGGQVRTESLEDPYWKSSFVEARRFM from the coding sequence GTGCCCCCATTTGACAATACCCCCGATATCAGCGAGAAAGCCGACCGTATCCCCACAACGACAGGCGAGAAGACCGACCGCATCCCCGCTGTCGGCGAGATAGCCGACCCTGTCGAGACAACCATCGGTGAGCAAGCCGCCTTCACCGCAGTCTCCATGATCGGCAGACCCTACCAGTACAAAGGAAACAGCCCCGCGGGCTTCGACTGCAGCGGCCTGGTGCAATACAGCTATCAGGCCGCTGGCCTGGACGTGCCCCACGGCACGAAGGCGCTCAGGGCCATCACCCTGCCAATCGAAGAAAATATGCAGATCGGCGATCTTCTGTTCTTTAACGAGCGCGGGAAGACATATTCCCATGTCGGCATCTATCTCGGCGGCGATACCTTTGTCCACGCCCCCAGCACCGGTGGGCAGGTCCGAACAGAGAGCCTCGAAGACCCCTACTGGAAAAGCTCCTTCGTCGAGGCTCGGCGATTCATGTAA
- a CDS encoding nucleotidyltransferase domain-containing protein, translating into MNGETIVKTVLSFYPDVEGIYLFGSYLTPDQQLDSDADIAVLFPHERAKLLKNLAMSDCRDALENVLKRTVDLINMRTVNTVFQNEIIQHGRIIYQQSECVVDKFEMQVISSYQKLNEERAGILEDILETGRILK; encoded by the coding sequence ATGAATGGCGAAACAATAGTAAAAACAGTGCTGAGCTTTTATCCTGACGTGGAGGGGATCTATCTCTTCGGCTCCTATCTGACGCCGGACCAGCAACTGGACAGCGACGCGGACATTGCCGTTCTCTTCCCGCATGAAAGAGCCAAGCTCTTGAAAAATCTTGCCATGAGCGATTGCCGGGACGCACTCGAAAATGTTTTGAAAAGAACGGTGGACCTTATCAACATGCGGACGGTAAATACCGTTTTTCAGAACGAAATCATACAGCACGGCAGAATCATCTATCAGCAAAGCGAATGTGTTGTCGATAAATTTGAGATGCAGGTCATTTCTTCTTACCAAAAGCTGAACGAGGAACGGGCGGGTATCCTGGAAGATATATTGGAGACTGGGAGAATATTGAAATGA
- a CDS encoding AarF/UbiB family protein encodes MASVFTYVRSTKRFAQILFILGNHYVFRLPYHFKFDPSAKYGNVISKYLMPKKKNYNAPDVAREALVKLGPTYIKLGQFLSLRPDLVPLECCTEFKKLQDQVPPFPFAEVKTVLESELGKDYAEIFSEFDETPVAAASISQVHRARLRTGEEVAVKVQRPGIREETVSNILIMMFFAEFLERFFPSIRKNRPVMLIREFSRWTDRELYFRQEGKNALHFAYHFKDYPGVSFPRIYRDLTTRKVLVMEYLRGVNVLKAPLDEIDRKVVARLIADSMLKQILVDGFFHGDPHAGNIFLLKNNTIAYLDCGIVGYLPEDMRAWTLDILYGMSEEQVTRITDSFLELCNVNSRDIDLVNFRRRMNEVLSEMHIIKAAGIPFSHMMERLLNTCLDFGIIIPNEFVVMSKAITTLEGTCLSLDPEINLVEYMSAFVQKTMTTAPKLDDVQKLLKAIPFEAKRLKQLVSKYGARAISLLDQPASWSAANDHRSNARGTDRSGLNIAHGFIIASLIFAAAILSNESGFEKWLESVLHLPDLPVLPILSLAGAGYLWMRLSRRNRSLKV; translated from the coding sequence ATGGCATCGGTATTCACGTATGTTCGCAGTACGAAACGCTTTGCCCAGATTCTCTTCATCCTGGGCAATCATTACGTTTTCCGCCTGCCCTACCATTTCAAGTTCGATCCCTCCGCAAAATACGGGAATGTCATCAGCAAGTACCTCATGCCAAAAAAGAAGAACTACAACGCGCCGGACGTCGCGCGGGAGGCCCTGGTAAAACTCGGGCCCACGTATATAAAGTTAGGACAGTTCCTGAGCCTCAGGCCGGACCTGGTCCCCCTCGAGTGCTGCACGGAATTCAAAAAACTGCAGGACCAGGTCCCGCCGTTCCCCTTTGCCGAGGTAAAAACGGTGCTGGAGAGCGAGCTGGGAAAAGACTATGCCGAGATCTTCAGCGAATTCGACGAGACCCCCGTGGCCGCGGCCTCAATTTCTCAGGTCCATCGGGCGCGGCTCCGGACAGGTGAAGAGGTGGCGGTCAAGGTCCAGCGGCCCGGGATCCGGGAAGAGACGGTGTCGAACATCCTTATCATGATGTTCTTTGCGGAATTTTTGGAGCGGTTCTTCCCCTCGATCAGGAAGAACCGGCCCGTCATGCTCATCCGGGAGTTCTCTCGATGGACCGACCGGGAGCTCTATTTCCGCCAGGAAGGGAAGAACGCGCTCCACTTTGCCTACCACTTCAAGGACTATCCCGGAGTGTCCTTTCCCAGAATCTATCGCGACCTCACTACCAGGAAGGTCCTCGTGATGGAATACCTCCGTGGCGTCAATGTCCTGAAGGCGCCGCTGGACGAGATCGACAGAAAAGTCGTGGCCCGCCTCATTGCGGACTCCATGCTGAAGCAGATCCTGGTCGACGGGTTCTTTCACGGCGACCCCCACGCGGGAAACATCTTCTTGCTGAAGAACAACACCATCGCCTATCTCGATTGCGGGATCGTGGGTTATCTGCCGGAGGACATGCGTGCGTGGACCCTTGACATCCTGTACGGCATGTCGGAGGAACAGGTAACGAGGATCACCGATTCGTTCCTGGAATTGTGCAACGTCAACAGCCGCGACATAGACCTGGTGAATTTTCGCCGCCGGATGAACGAGGTCCTTTCGGAGATGCACATCATTAAGGCGGCGGGGATCCCGTTCTCGCATATGATGGAACGGCTGCTGAACACCTGTCTGGATTTCGGGATCATCATACCGAACGAATTCGTGGTCATGTCCAAGGCGATCACCACGCTTGAGGGAACCTGTTTGTCACTCGACCCGGAGATCAATCTCGTGGAGTATATGAGCGCCTTTGTGCAGAAGACCATGACCACTGCCCCCAAGCTCGATGACGTGCAGAAGCTGCTGAAGGCGATCCCGTTCGAGGCAAAGAGGCTGAAACAGCTGGTTTCCAAGTATGGGGCCAGGGCAATAAGCCTGCTCGACCAACCGGCCTCCTGGAGCGCGGCTAATGACCACCGAAGCAATGCGCGCGGAACGGACAGGTCCGGCCTGAACATCGCACACGGTTTCATCATTGCCTCGCTGATCTTCGCTGCCGCGATCCTCAGCAATGAAAGCGGGTTCGAGAAGTGGTTGGAGTCTGTTCTGCATCTGCCCGACCTGCCGGTGCTTCCGATCCTGAGCCTCGCAGGCGCAGGCTATTTGTGGATGAGGCTCTCCAGGAGAAATCGTTCCTTGAAGGTGTGA
- the speD gene encoding adenosylmethionine decarboxylase — protein sequence MHALGTHLLLELRDCNRTTLSNLEFVQETLKNAALEAKATIVEVAFHEFSPFGISGMVVIAESHLAIHTWPEYGYAAVDVFTCGDLIDPRVAANYLIEKFQSQNPSILEIKRGVLGTEKLPHKPVAQGELVQA from the coding sequence TTGCACGCATTAGGAACCCACTTGTTGCTGGAATTGCGGGATTGCAACCGCACAACACTGAGTAATCTAGAGTTTGTACAGGAAACACTCAAAAATGCCGCACTTGAGGCAAAAGCGACCATTGTTGAAGTCGCTTTCCACGAGTTCAGCCCCTTTGGCATCAGCGGGATGGTGGTCATCGCCGAATCCCACCTTGCCATCCACACCTGGCCGGAATACGGCTATGCCGCAGTCGATGTCTTCACCTGCGGGGACCTGATCGACCCCAGGGTCGCCGCAAACTACCTCATTGAGAAGTTCCAATCCCAGAATCCCTCGATCCTCGAGATAAAGAGGGGCGTCCTTGGCACCGAAAAGCTTCCCCATAAGCCCGTCGCGCAGGGAGAACTGGTCCAGGCATGA
- a CDS encoding helix-turn-helix domain-containing protein, whose protein sequence is MSTKMTFGEFFKEKRIDLKKTLRQFCLDNKLDPGNISKLERGLMQPPQGSDKLEEYAKYLHIRKGTDDWYTFFDLAAVEGGRIPEELLNDAKIAASLPILFRTLRGKKISEKKLDELVEMIRKA, encoded by the coding sequence ATGTCGACAAAAATGACATTCGGAGAGTTCTTTAAGGAAAAACGAATTGACCTCAAGAAGACCTTGCGCCAGTTCTGCCTTGACAACAAGCTCGATCCAGGCAACATCAGCAAGCTCGAACGAGGGCTCATGCAGCCGCCCCAGGGCAGCGACAAGCTCGAAGAATACGCCAAGTACCTGCATATCAGGAAAGGCACCGACGACTGGTACACTTTCTTCGACCTCGCCGCTGTTGAAGGGGGGCGCATTCCCGAAGAGCTTTTGAATGATGCAAAGATCGCGGCAAGCCTGCCGATCCTGTTCCGGACCCTGCGAGGAAAGAAGATATCCGAGAAGAAGCTCGATGAACTGGTGGAGATGATCCGCAAGGCATAG
- a CDS encoding EAL domain-containing protein, with protein MDEGLHISDDWVKNWRASIAIKITAAVLYGVVFVGLVFTIFSLQNVENKIKSDWSAQADQFAYQIAADLEGSPQIAASTIESAVRRHFASFHFSGVALTFNQQRLLVGQPPDKTFSLIRLVHINGPELQTQRQAMTLEIFFPPIHESAKARRNGLFALTGVVALLFGFFLTWVIRMFITRPFQTLIHATNAVSGGDLALRLDTRAADEFGYLARFFNRMLDQINAVLKERLLAEDALRASETQLKQILDSIHAGVVVIDPETHKIVDVNDAALKMIGSLKEQVLGRVCHNFICPAEIGNCPISDHHFLIDNSERELLIANGGRKPILKSVVQIPYKGRNHLIESFIDISNLKHAQAQITKMAYYDSLTNLPNRLLFQDRLQLAISHAMRHRHLLALLFVDLDNFKRINDTLGHQAGDLLLKEVALRLTESIRSTDTVTHRSVEDSGVTIARQGGDEFTILITEINQSPYAAIVAQRFLETLARPFMIAGHEVFITASIGVALYPIDGEDLDTLLKNADIAMYEAKSRGKNNYQYFQQTMNVTTVERLSMEARMRRALDQDEFVLFYQPQIDIRTGTIIGMEALLRWQHPDRGIIMPDEFIPLAEEVGLIVPLGEWVLRTACAQNREWQKNGHASLRVSVNISGQQLQQHNFIETVAGALEACGLEPGYLMLEITESIVMQHSAEIMDIFYELSSRGVRFSMDDFGTGYSSLSYLKSFIIHEIKIDRAFVKDITIGVDDTAIARAIIAMARSLNLHVVAEGVETEPQMKVLCAEGCYAMQGNIISHPIPVGEVLGFLTQSRGREEEMRISQALEF; from the coding sequence ATGGATGAGGGTCTCCACATATCCGACGACTGGGTAAAAAACTGGCGGGCCAGTATCGCTATCAAGATCACGGCCGCGGTGTTATACGGGGTTGTATTTGTCGGCCTTGTATTCACCATATTTTCTCTCCAAAATGTCGAAAATAAAATAAAAAGCGACTGGTCTGCCCAGGCAGACCAGTTTGCCTACCAGATCGCGGCGGACCTGGAAGGCTCTCCGCAAATAGCAGCGTCTACCATCGAATCCGCTGTTCGAAGGCATTTCGCATCGTTTCATTTTTCAGGTGTCGCCCTGACCTTTAATCAGCAGCGACTTCTGGTGGGGCAACCGCCCGACAAGACGTTCTCCCTCATCCGGCTGGTGCATATCAACGGGCCGGAGCTCCAGACACAACGACAGGCAATGACACTGGAGATCTTTTTCCCGCCGATCCATGAGAGCGCCAAGGCCCGCCGCAATGGATTGTTCGCCTTAACGGGAGTCGTGGCCCTTTTGTTCGGCTTCTTTCTCACCTGGGTTATCCGCATGTTTATCACAAGACCGTTTCAAACACTCATCCATGCCACGAACGCTGTTTCAGGAGGAGACCTTGCTCTCCGGCTCGACACCCGTGCGGCGGACGAATTTGGCTATCTCGCCCGGTTTTTCAACCGAATGCTTGATCAGATCAACGCGGTTCTTAAGGAACGCTTACTGGCTGAGGATGCCCTCCGGGCAAGCGAAACACAACTGAAGCAGATCCTGGATTCGATCCATGCCGGTGTTGTCGTCATTGATCCCGAGACGCACAAGATCGTTGATGTGAATGATGCCGCCCTTAAGATGATCGGTTCTTTGAAGGAACAGGTCCTCGGACGCGTATGTCATAACTTCATCTGCCCCGCGGAGATCGGGAACTGCCCCATTTCCGACCATCACTTTTTGATCGATAACTCCGAACGCGAACTCCTGATTGCCAATGGCGGCCGGAAACCGATTTTAAAGTCCGTTGTGCAGATACCGTATAAAGGCCGGAATCATCTTATTGAAAGCTTTATCGATATCAGCAACCTCAAGCATGCACAGGCGCAGATAACAAAAATGGCCTATTATGACAGCCTGACCAATCTCCCGAATCGCCTCCTGTTCCAGGACCGCCTGCAGTTGGCCATTTCTCATGCCATGCGTCATCGACACCTTCTTGCGCTGCTCTTTGTCGACCTGGACAATTTTAAACGTATTAATGACACCCTGGGCCATCAGGCCGGAGACTTGCTTTTGAAAGAGGTTGCCCTGCGTCTGACCGAGAGTATCCGTTCAACTGATACCGTCACCCACCGGAGTGTGGAGGATTCCGGAGTGACCATCGCCCGTCAAGGCGGCGATGAGTTCACGATTCTGATTACCGAGATCAACCAGTCGCCGTACGCGGCGATCGTGGCGCAGCGCTTCCTCGAAACCCTGGCGAGACCGTTTATGATCGCCGGCCATGAAGTGTTCATCACCGCCAGTATCGGTGTTGCCCTGTATCCGATCGATGGTGAGGACCTTGACACTCTGCTCAAGAACGCGGATATCGCCATGTACGAGGCCAAGAGCAGGGGGAAAAATAATTACCAGTACTTCCAGCAAACCATGAACGTGACGACGGTCGAACGGCTGTCCATGGAGGCACGCATGCGGAGGGCGCTGGACCAAGATGAGTTTGTGCTTTTCTACCAGCCCCAGATAGATATCCGCACCGGCACGATCATCGGCATGGAAGCATTGTTGCGCTGGCAGCATCCGGACAGGGGGATCATCATGCCGGATGAGTTCATTCCCCTGGCTGAAGAGGTGGGATTGATCGTGCCTCTCGGAGAATGGGTGCTGCGCACCGCATGTGCACAGAACCGGGAGTGGCAGAAGAACGGTCATGCCTCGCTCCGCGTGTCAGTGAATATATCCGGACAGCAGTTACAACAGCATAATTTTATCGAGACAGTAGCCGGCGCGCTTGAGGCGTGCGGCCTGGAACCCGGTTACCTCATGCTGGAAATCACCGAAAGCATAGTCATGCAGCATTCTGCCGAGATTATGGACATATTTTACGAATTATCGAGCAGAGGAGTGCGGTTCTCAATGGATGATTTTGGCACTGGCTACTCGTCATTAAGTTATTTGAAGAGTTTTATCATCCACGAAATAAAAATTGACCGGGCATTTGTCAAGGATATTACTATCGGCGTCGATGATACGGCGATCGCCAGGGCGATCATTGCCATGGCGCGCAGTCTGAACCTTCATGTTGTGGCGGAAGGGGTGGAAACGGAGCCGCAGATGAAGGTACTCTGCGCTGAAGGCTGTTATGCGATGCAGGGCAACATCATCAGTCATCCGATTCCGGTGGGAGAGGTGCTGGGCTTTCTCACCCAAAGCCGGGGACGGGAAGAAGAGATGAGGATCAGCCAAGCCCTTGAATTTTGA
- a CDS encoding DUF2892 domain-containing protein, producing MSERIFRLLLGATLLIIMFFEWNDLLYVYIGIITFEGLTNWRIPSMISKLRQSPAYLEIATDALRTGKYNFEAERAFRLVISILLLVSCFVFPRTLWFFPWFVGFALFMAGITGICPISISFKKLGFR from the coding sequence ATGAGTGAACGTATCTTCAGACTGCTGCTTGGCGCGACATTGCTTATCATCATGTTCTTCGAATGGAATGACCTCCTGTATGTTTATATCGGCATAATCACCTTCGAAGGTCTTACTAACTGGCGCATTCCCAGTATGATTTCAAAACTGAGACAGAGTCCCGCATATCTCGAGATAGCCACGGACGCTCTACGAACAGGCAAGTACAACTTTGAGGCTGAGCGTGCTTTCAGACTGGTCATTTCGATTCTCCTCCTTGTTTCTTGCTTCGTCTTTCCCAGGACCCTCTGGTTTTTTCCCTGGTTCGTGGGGTTTGCCCTCTTCATGGCGGGTATTACCGGCATCTGCCCCATATCGATCTCATTTAAGAAATTAGGCTTTCGATAA